Genomic DNA from Perognathus longimembris pacificus isolate PPM17 chromosome 6, ASM2315922v1, whole genome shotgun sequence:
TACCTTTTGCCTGGGAACAGGGAAGGACACAGGGAACTTAACTTAGGAACAACtctgcaaacatacacacatacacacacacacacatatgcacacacactggACTTAAGGAAGAATGACAATGATCCTGGGAGACAGAAGAACATGGCTGAGAAGGGAGAAAATTTTACAAGAAGTTCCACAAGGACTCAGATAAAGATCCCTTACAGCTCCTGTTCCAACCACCAAAACCTCAGTATCTTTGCACCCCAAACTTCCCAAAACCCAGAAAACAGAGAAGTTAAGAGGAATGGCGATGAAGGCTGGGATATTAAGGGAAAGTGAGTAGGCACAGACTTTGGTGATAAGATGGGAGTGAAGTAGGAAATAGAGGGTAGGCCAGGGGACAAACAACAAGATGGATCTAAGAGAAAGGGAAGCATGGAAAATGCTAGGGACAAGGAAATACACAAGAAGGACTCAATCATACATGGAATAGAGAAAATGAGAAGGCCTtaatggtggggtgggggggctaggTGAGTAGAGAGGTGGTATAGGTGTAAGTGGCCTACTagacagaagagaggaagggagagcatGGACATCAGGGAGGGGACTAATATGGGGGAAGGACAGGAGGGGGACGCATATAAGGAACGGACATCATATGGGGGGAAAGATATAGGTGATGGAcagcagaggaagggagggggaatggaAATAAGGGATGGGGTAGGGGGATGGGGTAAAGGTGGTGAAGTGAAGAAGCAGACTAGACCCCATGGGTTGCATTTCATTTGTCAGGGGCTTCAATGAGGGTCAGAGTCCAGGGCAGGATTCTAACCTGTCCCCTACTCCCACTACTCAATCTTATATCTTCtctgcccccccctccacccccacccaaacacacatataatttggctctccccttgccctggtctcccctcccccaaccctttccctctctcctctgttcCCTCCATCTggaccctccatccccccccctgccaccctctctctccatctggccccttctctccctccatcctcctctcctttcctcatccCTACCATTCTCAGAGCCCCCTACCATAGTCTTCCCCCTatcttcttggcttctttttcacccctatgttttcatttcccccttctaGCCTCTCTCCTAAGACTCTGTGCCTCACCACTTAGCTCCCACCCCCAAATTATTTCTGCAGCTCTTCCCCCAACCTTATTTTTCTACCTTCCCACCCCTTTCTGCCTCTCACTTTCCCCCTCATCAATTTCCGCCTCAACCCCcttcagggcctgcttcctggcCCCTCAGTCCCTTACCTGCCCTTATCCCTCTAGCCTCCAATCCCTCTTCCCCAAAGCTCCCACCCCTGCCTTCCcagccttcccctctccctccatttcagccgatccctcccctccctggccccggctctcctccgccccctgcccctccccctccccctccttttcccccatctagccctccccctgtcccccaccACCGTACCTCTGAAGGGGGCATAGGACATCGCGGGGATGCTCCCCCGATGGATGGACGCTCGAGACCTGCTCAtcaggcctgggggggagggggcgggggaccggggagaaacagaagagagaaagagggggagagaaagggggagaaggaggaggaggtggtggaggaggaggaggaggaggagagaggaggagagaggaacagagaggagaagagaggaggagagaggaggaggaggaggaggagaataagaGCCAacggcagcagcggcagcagagagagagagagagggagagaggggggcgggggaagcgAGCGAGAgaagagagcaggaggaggaggaggagggagagattcTGCAGCCCCCACCCCTATCCAGGGGgacccagagagagaaagagacagcaaGAGAGACCCCCTGACTCAAACACACCAGAGAGAAAACTCTTGAAGATGCAGACCCCCAGACCTAGAGACCAACAGACCCCAGACTAAGATACCTCATTCCCCCTACATACACAACAGGCTAATCTGAAACACAGACCCAAAATCTAGAGGAAGACATCTCTGATCTcagtttaccaaaaaaaaaaaaaaaaaaaaaagaagaccccagaaccccccccaacacacacacacacacacacacacacacacacacacacacacacacacacatctgaaaaGAGTTAAATATCAAAATCTGAAAACCTAGTCTCTAAAAGTCACAGAAACAGACTTCACAGCCTGGGTTGTGTTATTTAGGGATCAAGACCTGagacccagactcaaagaaaaagatgaagctCAGATTAGAACGATCATGACCCAGAATTAGATTTTAGAACTCAAGACACAGATCTGTGAGACCCCAGACTCAGATCTTAAAGAAACCACACACTAAGGTAACTCAAAGGCTTGGATAGAAATTCGACTAGGGGAAAGACTCAGGTGGCTCAGAGATGGAGGACGCAGAGACCTGAAATTCAGAATTGGAATGACCTCAAAGTGAATGAGGGACCTTTGGACCCCAAAACACAGAAATCCCTGAAACTACATAAAGGGAGACTCCATTTGGGTAAGGATTCCAACACAAATATTGCAATGCTGTACAGAGATCTCAGGGAGACCCCTACCCGCTCAACTCCAGAGACTTCTGGGAAACTCTCAGAGATGCCCAGCACACCAGAGACCCCAGACTTGGGAGGGAAAGGGACTATTTGGTGGCACAGCCTTTTTTTCCCTTGTTGTCTCCTCTCATTTATCTGGCCTCTCATTGGCCTCTCTCCATTTTTGGGTCACTGGATGTGCTTGGGCCCCAGGGAGGTTATGTAGGGCAAGTTCAGGCTCCTTGGGGGATGGGTTAAGGAAAGGACACCCAATGCTCAGGGGTGGACCAATCCTGGGGATGGGATAGGTAGGGGAAATGCCATCACTCTTATCCCCAATCTGcaaccctcctctctcctttccctctattCGCCAGTCTGTCCCAAACTTGGGGTTCTCAGTGAAGAGGACTGAAGTCGACATCCCATTTTACAGAGTTGCccctgtcctttaaaaaaaaaaaatgcatccttcCTCATCTCGGCCATTGCGATGCCATGCCTAATCCTGCCTAATCACTGCCCCCTACCCAGGGACAGCTGGCTCCTCCGCAGAGCATCCCTGCTCATTACCAGACCAGGGCTCAGGCTCAGTCCTAACTGAAAGGGCAGGGGGCACTCTTCACGTCGCGGGGTCGCGCCTTGCCCATCCCCCACGCTCTTCAAGGCCTCTAACCAGTGTAAGGGGGGCTGTTACTCGGCACATTCTGGGTTTGGGGATGGCTCCCCATTCCACAGCCTGACGCATCGAGTCTGCGGGGTCTCCAGCCCCCCTCGCCCAGCGCCAGCTCTCCCGTCACGTGGCCTCCGGAGCTAGCCTGCCATTGGTCCCCGCGCGTCACTCCCTGAGGTAGCGCCGCCAGAGAAGCCGGCCTGGTCACGTGACGGCGGAACGCCGCAGCGGCTCTCCTCAGCCAGCAACTAGCGATTTCCTGCTTCACGGAAACGGGCGGGCCATTTCCGCGCACCTCCGCAGATCCGACTGCCGATTGGCCAATGAGCCCTTGGCTCCTCCCTCACCAGGAGGCGGGGCGATCCGGGCCACGATTGGCTGGCTCTAGAGGCTCCGCCTCTGTTGTCACGTGGTGTGCGCTGTTGTATCACGTGGCCGCCGCCAAGGTAAGAAAAGGCTGCTTTTCCTGAGTGTGGGGTCCTTTCTCCAGGCTGTGTGTGGCGTTTGATACCAACCTTTCTCCACCAGCATAAAGACTGCATGTGGTGGGGGCGGGTGCCCACTGTCCTGCTCGGCGGAGGGGTGAGTGCCCTGCCTCGCTCCTTCCGGTCCTAGATGTCCGGACCCCTACCTGCACCCCGAAAACCCGAGGCCGGGCCGCCGAGGTGAAAGCCGACGTTTGGCCCTGTAGCCCCAactttctctcccagttttagGGCAACATTTCTCTTTGGGATGTAGATGAGGAAGGGCAAAAGCTTTGGGTGTGTCCAAGAGAAGACTTCTTGGGATAATTGTAAAGAGGGTCTGAATTCGTCCCCTGTTCTCAGGCCACTCTGCTCCTGTCGTTTCTTTGGATGCCAGCGCTGCTACCGGTGGCTTCCCGCCTCCTGTTGCTACCCCGAGCCCTGCTGTCCATGGCCTCTggaagccccccaccccagccctcctcgGCCTCGGGCTCCAGCTATGTGCCAGGATCCGTTTCTGCAGCTTTCGTCTCTTGCCCCAATGAGAAAGTCGCCAAGGAGATCGCCAGGTGGGGACCTCTCACAAGGTCATGAAGGGAGATTTGGGAGTGGGGGAGGCTTTCTGTTGTCCAGCTTTGGAAGCCTATCCCGGCTACCAGAGCAAAATTCTGGGTCACAAGGTACTCTGAATGGAACTCTGTCTTCACCCCCAGGGCTGTGGTGGAGAAGCGCCTAGCAGCCTGTGTCAACCTCATCCCTCAGATCACATCCATGTGAGTTCTAGCAGTTACTCTGTTAACCTAACTTGTGGGGCTGACTGGGAGGGATCCTTTTTCCTGGGAGAAAAATCCAAGACTTTCTCCCTATCTCTTTCTCTGGTCTCTTCAGTTATGAGTGGAAAGGAAAAATTGAGGAAGACAGTGAGGTGCTAATGGTGAGAAACATTCCCCCATCCAACAAAACTTCCCCAGTTCCCAGTCTCCTTTGACCCCTATCCCTAGGTCCTGAGGTCAATCCCACTTCTTGATTCAGCTATGCTTACCTTTGCCATTTAGATGATTAAAACCCAAAGTTCCTTGGTCCCAGCTTTAACAGATTATGTTCGGTAAGAACTTTTTGAGATTTATaggggtcaggggagggatttgcTGAACAATCGGGCTTGTGCTGAGGGGTTGGGCTCCTCTAGATAAACACTTGAGTAATCCCTTCCCCATCATCCTGCAGGTCTGTGCACCCTTATGAAGTGGCTGAAGTCATTGCATTGCCTGTAGAACAGGGGAACTCTCCATACCTGCACTGGGTGCGTCAGGTCACAGAGTCAGTTTCCGATTCCAGCACGGTCCTACCATGATGAAGCCTGTTCTTGATTCTCTCATACACTTCACTGTCCTCTGACTTACAGGTAGTGACTAGGCCCTCAATAAATCCTGCCTTTGGTTTTCTCTGCCTTTTGCCTTTATTCCTTATCACATATTATGGGCATTTGGTTGGGAAAAATCAGAAGTCCTTTTAGTCTCTATGTTCTATCTTCAGAATGACAAAACCACtagtttatttctctttatttcagTCATAGAGAATCTGGGATCCTTTATCATATCCCCCTCCTCAGTCTTTGCACCCAGgggttaaataatttttaaaaatatttaaaaagctgTAACAAAATAACATCAAAAGGAATAGGAAGAAGAATGAGGGGGTCAGGAATCATGAAGTGGGTAGAGAAGAGAGtctcttccccatccccctttgGATTCCAGCCTGGGCAGTAGGGAGAATGACCCCCTATCCCTCCAGGTACATCCCAGCTGTAggtgaggtcagaggtcagggtaTGAAAGTGCCGATGTGTGCAAATGGGGAGGTAGGCAGGGGCAGGCTGTTTAGAAgatgccccctcctccccactcaaCCAGGTACTGCACAGAGCCATCAGGCCTTACTCTTCGAGCAAGGACCCGAACAGGGTCCCCTCGAGATAGGTAGCCAACCCCACCTCGGATTCCTCCTCCAGTCCCAGGAGAGAAAGTGTGGCACAGGGGAGAAGGGGGTGCTGAATGTCTAGGAAGacctggggaaggggctgggactgAGGAAGATGAGGCCATCATCGAGTGGGGGTCACTTTTGGGGATGTCTGTGGGGAAGCCAATGTGAAGTTCCAAGGGTGACCTAGGAAGAGAAGACAATTTTAAATTAAGTCTAGTCAGACAGATGCGGACAAAGACTGATCAGAAATGGGGGCCACATGTGAATCAGAAGAAATGTTTCAAAGTGAAGGAATTTAAGATCATAGAAGTGGGGGAGTCACTGGTAATGAGGGACAGATTTACCTGTCTGGGGGTTCACTGTCCCCAGAGGTCCCTGTGGTGCTGGCAGAAGGGTGGAAGGAAGCGAACATCCGGATGGGGCTGCTAAGATTGGGGAGGATGAAAGTCAGGACTTGAGGCGAGGAACAAATCCTCTCCCCTGGAATGACAATCCAAACACCCCagggcacccccacccccaaaacactGGTTCCTAGACACTGGCTCTAGAAGCCTCTATAGGACCAGAAATGTGTAGccaaaggggagagggaaaggaattcTAGGTGACAAAATCTAGAAGAAGCTCTACTGGGAAGCATAGAAACACTGACCTGGGCAGGCAGCGGGCATCTGTGGGCCGGAAGTTATAGCCCCTGCTGCCCTGGTAATTCTGGTTAGGGCTGGGAGATGGTGGTGACACAGAGGCCTAGAAGAAGGAGCAGAAGACTGAGAAATCTTCCTTGGGTCCTTCCCACACCCCACCATTTTCCCCATACAATTCCCCCTGCCCCTGTACCTGCAGTGCCCTCTGCAGACGAGCCCTCTCCCTCTGCTCCCGGGACTCGGGCTGATTGCGCACTGCTGAGGGTGGCCCCAGCTCCTCCACCTTCCCCTTCTGCCTCCTCAGGGGCTCTGGCTCCGGCCTCCGTCGCTTCCCCAGGGGACGTGagacccctcccccagggccctgCCCTGAAGGGAAGCTGTAAGAGGCCTCCTtatccccccagccccctcctggaCATCCCAAGACCTCCCCCTCTACACATTTCCCCTCCAGACTATCCTGAGAATTTCCCCCATCCCTGCTAGACCAGTGACCTGGTAGGGGCTCCATCTCCAGCAGGGGGCTCCACAGGAGGAGGGGTCCGAGCATGGAGACCAAACAAACATTTCCTCTTCTTAATCTCCCTCCCAGAAATGAAACTGGGGCAAGGAGAGAAATGATATAAGGTAAGGTCCCATTTGCCTTAAACACCTATAGTCCTCTGGGAGGGTTGAAGCTAGACCCAGACATCCAATCTTCTGAGCCTCCCTGTTGCCCCTCTCAAGTCCCCCAACTCACCGGTCCTTGTGGCTGTTAAGAGCAGAGAGAAGCTTGGAAGAACGTTCTCCCTTGGGGGTGTCTGAAAGCTGGGAAAAGGGAAGTAAATGGAGTCAGGAAAGTGGAGATTCTTGCCTACTTTTTCTTTGCATCTCCTGTCCCACCCCAGTGCCCAAAACTCCACTACCCCTTACCTCCCCCAGGAGCAGACTGTCCCAGTTCTCAGAGGTGAAGGGGAGGATCTCTCGGTCAAAGTCAAAGTATTTTTTCTTACAACAAACACTGAGGTGATAGAGTACAAGATGGGCCACATCCACCCTGGAGAAACATGGGAGTTGTCAAGGCCATGAAAGCATGACAGAAGCCAGAGGAGTCCTAAGGTGGGAGGTTGAAGCATTAGGGTAAAATCTGAGCCCATGCCCAATTAGCTTACCAGCGAAGCTGTAGCCTCCGGACCTTCTCAGGCCCCCCCCTGCACACACAGCATTCAAACTCATAGAACCTGGACAcggaaaaggaagaaaacctaCCTTGGGAAACCTATAAATGCCCTGGAGAACTTGCAAGCAAGACAGCAACACTGTAGGGGTTGGGAACTGAGGATAGAACACAGAACCGGAGGGCATCCTCAGCTCCAGGGAACCTTGCTCTGGACTCACCGGTCACCATAGAGAAGGGGCTTGCTCAGACATTGGGTGCAGGCCTCATGGAACCACTGCAAGCAGCTCTGGCACTGCAGCATTTTCAGGTTCCACCTGAGGAGAATCAGAATTAATGGCCTTCCCCTTCACCCTGCCCCTTCTCCATTCCCCCGGGGTCTACCACCAAATCACCTATCCCATAACCTGCTATCCTTCAATACTCACTCCCCAGGGCCACCACAGTAACAGTAGCTCTGTTGTCGGTTACTCAGATGTCCAGCGTCCCAATCCAGCCCCTTTAGTCCATATGGAAGAGACAGCTTCATGCCCAGCATGGCCCGGGCATAGGGACCCTTCTTCAGTGCACCTCCTCTCTGGGGAGAAAGAACAGGTGGGAGGGCTCAGGAGAAGAGGCATCTTGAGAGAGGCTGTGGGTGGAAGACTCTGGCAGGAAGGGCCAACAGAGAGGCCTTTACCTTGGTAGCAATTGCAAAGACACACTGGCGGCAGACCCAGGATGTGCCCTCTCCTTCTCCAGGGGCTGGTGCTCTGGGAACATGACAGTCCTGGTGATAAGCTGAATAAGGACAATATTGATAGTGGACCACCTACTGAACTGCACAGTCTGTAATAGTCTTGGACAGAATTAGTCTTATTTATTAATCCTTAACTATGGTCCCACTAGGTTGAGTGCATTATCCTGACTGAGGGAAGGGAGGTTCCTGGCGATTTAAGGGTGTTGCCCAAGGTCAGAAGACGTACATGAGCTACCATCTGCCTGCAAAGTTGACATCCCTTCCATCCCATGGCTGCCTTCCCCTATGCTGGAAGGGGATGAGGTTACAGGTTAAGGAGACTGGCCACCAACTGTGGTCTGGCAACTCAGACCAGGATGGGGGAACAGTGCTAGAGGGAAGGGCTAATGGATACCTGAAGGACCAGGACAAACTGGATCACTAAACTGAGCACgagtggtcacacctgtaatcctagctatttaggaggctgggatctgaagattgcagtgtgatgccagcctgggcaggaaagtttgtttgtttttgttttgccagtcctggggcttgaactctgggcctgagcactgtccctggcttctttttgctcaaggcaagctctctaccacttgaaccacagctccatttctggctttttctttcttttttttttttttttttttttttttttgccagtcctgggccttggactcagggcctgagcactgtccctggcttcttcccgctcaaggctagcactctgccacttgaaccacagcgctgcttctggccgttttttctgtatatgtggtgctggggaatcgaacctagggcctcgtgtatccgaggcaggcactcttgccactaggccatatccccagccctggctttttctatttatgtggtgctgaggaattgaacccggggcttcctgcatgcaaggcaagcattttccCAGCctaagtatgtgagattcttatctccaatgagccacccaaaaggtcagaagtgaagctttgactcaagtagtagagcactagccttgtgcaaaaactcAAGAGTGCtgagtcaagtcccaggactgcccccccaccaaaaaggACCATTGAGGTGTCCAGCCTTCTTACCATGGCGACATTTCTCACAGCTGACCAGCCGGTTCCCAGGGACCACAGTCTCAGATCTACAGACACAACAAAGGAGTTCCTCCCCAGGGAGTGCAGCTGTAAAGGAACACAGTATGATGGCTGCCCTCAAGTTCTGTTGTGCCACTTAAGCCCGATTTCTATTATCCATACCATGCACATGCTCTGGTTTTTTTAGGGTCTCACCAGGGCTAATGTCTTTCCATAGAACTAGAAACTGGGAATCATCCTCAAACTGGACCAGACACACCTCCCGAGCACTGTCCACCTGCAATGGTTGAGCGCAAGAATGAAATGAGAACCAGAATTAGATAAGGAGACTGGGGAGATGTGGAAAGATCAGACTTACCTTCTTGATGGTGCCCAAGTACAAGAGCCCATCTGTCCATCTGGCCAGCACATCTTGACCCTCCCAAAGtcgaggtctggggcctgaggtggGAGCTGGGGAAGCTGGGTCCCAAAGAGAGGGAGCACCAGAGCGGCTCAGCCGGGGGAGCTGCGCCATTGCATCCTGGGGAGGGGGGTCTAGCCAGAGATGAGGAGAGAAGGTTATGAAAGTCAAGAGAGCTTCCCTGTTTCCTTTGCCTATTTTTCTGTGAAAGATCAAGGACCAAACATCTGCACTCCCAGTCTGCAAAGCTTGGGAAACCACTGGTCACTCCAGTTCTTGACTGCAGCTCTTCCAACTCTGGTGACTAGTTCTCCTCTCCCTAAGCAGCTCCCTGATCTAGTTCTCTAGTTCCCCAGCTTCCAGAGATCTCCTGGGACTAAATTGTGGCCTTGAGATCTTAGGGGAAATGATGGTTGCAGAAGCAGAGGTGACCGCTCGATTTCACCTTCCCCAGCTGTTTGGAGGTATCCTATCACCTTCCTCAGCTGTTAGGAGGTAGCATAATTGGGTTTCTCTGTATCCCAGAAATGTGTTTTGGAGCTTTTCTGGAGATGTTTTCTAGAGTAGAAACAGCAGTCTCCTCAGGCCTGCCTGTCTCATTCAGCACAATCACCCCTGTGCCAGGTTATGT
This window encodes:
- the Phf1 gene encoding PHD finger protein 1 isoform X4, translating into MAQLPRLSRSGAPSLWDPASPAPTSGPRPRLWEGQDVLARWTDGLLYLGTIKKVDSAREVCLVQFEDDSQFLVLWKDISPAALPGEELLCCVCRSETVVPGNRLVSCEKCRHAYHQDCHVPRAPAPGEGEGTSWVCRQCVFAIATKRGGALKKGPYARAMLGMKLSLPYGLKGLDWDAGHLSNRQQSYCYCGGPGEWNLKMLQCQSCLQWFHEACTQCLSKPLLYGDRFYEFECCVCRGGPEKVRRLQLRWVDVAHLVLYHLSVCCKKKYFDFDREILPFTSENWDSLLLGELSDTPKGERSSKLLSALNSHKDRFISGREIKKRKCLFGLHARTPPPVEPPAGDGAPTRPLCHHHLPALTRITRAAGAITSGPQMPAACPAPSGCSLPSTLLPAPQGPLGTVNPQTGHPWNFTLASPQTSPKVTPTR
- the Cuta gene encoding protein CutA isoform X2, which encodes MPALLPVASRLLLLPRALLSMASGSPPPQPSSASGSSYVPGSVSAAFVSCPNEKVAKEIARAVVEKRLAACVNLIPQITSIYEWKGKIEEDSEVLMMIKTQSSLVPALTDYVRSVHPYEVAEVIALPVEQGNSPYLHWVRQVTESVSDSSTVLP
- the Phf1 gene encoding PHD finger protein 1 isoform X5; protein product: MAQLPRLSRSGAPSLWDPASPAPTSGPRPRLWEGQDVLARWTDGLLYLGTIKKVDSAREVCLVQFEDDSQFLVLWKDISPAALPGEELLCCVCRSETVVPGNRLVSCEKCRHAYHQDCHVPRAPAPGEGEGTSWVCRQCVFAIATKRGGALKKGPYARAMLGMKLSLPYGLKGLDWDAGHLSNRQQSYCYCGGPGEWNLKMLQCQSCLQWFHEACTQCLSKPLLYGDRFYEFECCVCRGGPEKVRRLQLRWVDVAHLVLYHLSVCCKKKYFDFDREILPFTSENWDSLLLGELSDTPKGERSSKLLSALNSHKDRFISGREIKKRKCLFGLHARTPPPVEPPAGDGAPTRAGPWGRGLTSPGEATEAGARAPEEAEGEGGGAGATLSSAQSARVPGAEGEGSSAEGTAAAPSGCSLPSTLLPAPQGPLGTVNPQTGHPWNFTLASPQTSPKVTPTR
- the Phf1 gene encoding PHD finger protein 1 isoform X2, whose translation is MAQLPRLSRSGAPSLWDPASPAPTSGPRPRLWEGQDVLARWTDGLLYLGTIKKVDSAREVCLVQFEDDSQFLVLWKDISPAALPGEELLCCVCRSETVVPGNRLVSCEKCRHAYHQDCHVPRAPAPGEGEGTSWVCRQCVFAIATKRGGALKKGPYARAMLGMKLSLPYGLKGLDWDAGHLSNRQQSYCYCGGPGEWNLKMLQCQSCLQWFHEACTQCLSKPLLYGDRFYEFECCVCRGGPEKVRRLQLRWVDVAHLVLYHLSVCCKKKYFDFDREILPFTSENWDSLLLGELSDTPKGERSSKLLSALNSHKDRFISGREIKKRKCLFGLHARTPPPVEPPAGDGAPTSFPSGQGPGGGVSRPLGKRRRPEPEPLRRQKGKVEELGPPSAVRNQPESREQRERARLQRALQASVSPPSPSPNQNYQGSRGYNFRPTDARCLPSPIRMFASFHPSASTTGTSGDSEPPDRSPLELHIGFPTDIPKSDPHSMMASSSSVPAPSPGLPRHSAPPSPLCHTFSPGTGGGIRGGVGYLSRGDPVRVLARRVRPDGSVQYLVEWGGGGIF
- the Cuta gene encoding protein CutA isoform X1; translation: MWWGRVPTVLLGGGATLLLSFLWMPALLPVASRLLLLPRALLSMASGSPPPQPSSASGSSYVPGSVSAAFVSCPNEKVAKEIARAVVEKRLAACVNLIPQITSIYEWKGKIEEDSEVLMMIKTQSSLVPALTDYVRSVHPYEVAEVIALPVEQGNSPYLHWVRQVTESVSDSSTVLP
- the Phf1 gene encoding PHD finger protein 1 isoform X3 — protein: MAQLPRLSRSGAPSLWDPASPAPTSGPRPRLWEGQDVLARWTDGLLYLGTIKKVDSAREVCLVQFEDDSQFLVLWKDISPAALPGEELLCCVCRSETVVPGNRLVSCEKCRHAYHQDCHVPRAPAPGEGEGTSWVCRQCVFAIATKRGGALKKGPYARAMLGMKLSLPYGLKGLDWDAGHLSNRQQSYCYCGGPGEWNLKMLQCQSCLQWFHEACTQCLSKPLLYGDRFYEFECCVCRGGPEKVRRLQLRWVDVAHLVLYHLSVCCKKKYFDFDREILPFTSENWDSLLLGELSDTPKGERSSKLLSALNSHKDRFISGREIKKRKCLFGLHARTPPPVEPPAGDGAPTRPLCHHHLPALTRITRAAGAITSGPQMPAACPAAPSGCSLPSTLLPAPQGPLGTVNPQTGHPWNFTLASPQTSPKVTPTR
- the Phf1 gene encoding PHD finger protein 1 isoform X1; translated protein: MAQLPRLSRSGAPSLWDPASPAPTSGPRPRLWEGQDVLARWTDGLLYLGTIKKVDSAREVCLVQFEDDSQFLVLWKDISPAALPGEELLCCVCRSETVVPGNRLVSCEKCRHAYHQDCHVPRAPAPGEGEGTSWVCRQCVFAIATKRGGALKKGPYARAMLGMKLSLPYGLKGLDWDAGHLSNRQQSYCYCGGPGEWNLKMLQCQSCLQWFHEACTQCLSKPLLYGDRFYEFECCVCRGGPEKVRRLQLRWVDVAHLVLYHLSVCCKKKYFDFDREILPFTSENWDSLLLGELSDTPKGERSSKLLSALNSHKDRFISGREIKKRKCLFGLHARTPPPVEPPAGDGAPTSFPSGQGPGGGVSRPLGKRRRPEPEPLRRQKGKVEELGPPSAVRNQPESREQRERARLQRALQASVSPPSPSPNQNYQGSRGYNFRPTDARCLPSSPIRMFASFHPSASTTGTSGDSEPPDRSPLELHIGFPTDIPKSDPHSMMASSSSVPAPSPGLPRHSAPPSPLCHTFSPGTGGGIRGGVGYLSRGDPVRVLARRVRPDGSVQYLVEWGGGGIF